Part of the Chlamydia muridarum str. Nigg genome is shown below.
CGACTACTTCGACCTCATCACCTTTATTTACAACTTCGTTAGGATCAACGATGTTTTTAACCCAAGACATCTCTGAAACGTGAATGAGGCCTTCAATACCTTCCTCAATTTCAATAAATGCTCCATAAGGGAGAAGTTTAACAATTTTTCCACGAACACGTTTTCCTGGAGGGTATTTCTTCTCGATATCTTCCCAAGGATTGTGTTCTTTTTGCTTCAGACCAAGAGCTACACGACCTTTCTCTTTATCCACGCTGAGGATGATTACTTCCAATTCTTGGTTGAGTTCAACCATTTCAGAAGGGTGACGGATACGTTTCCATGTCATATCTGTGATATGAAGCAGCCCATCGATACCATCGAGATCTAAGAAAACTCCAAAGTCAGTAATGTTTTTGACGATACCTTTACGACGTTCTCCGATTGTGATTTGCTCAATCAACTCAGCTTTCTTAGAAATGCGTTCAGCTTCCAGAAGTTCTCTTCTAGACACAACAACATTTCTGCGATCTACGTTAATTTTGAGAATCTTGAATTCACAAACTTTCCCTACGTAGTCATCCAAGTTTTTAATTTTTTTATTGTCGATTTGAGACCCTGGAAGGAAAGCTTCCATACCAATATCAACAATTAAGCCACCTTTGACTTTTCGAGTGATTTGTCCTTTAACAATCGAGCCTTCTTCACAATGAGCAAGAATGTATTCCCATTGACGTTGTCTTGTTGCCTTTTCTCTGGACAGGACGACCTTTCCTTCTTCGTCTTCAGTTTGGTCCAAATAAACTTCAACCTCAGCTCCGACGGACAAACCTTCTGAAGAGTCAATAAACTCCGACATCGGGATGACTCCTTCAGATTTTAATCCAACGTCAACCACGACAAAATCTTTGCTTATGTCGACAACTGTACCTTTTAGGATCGCACCAGGCTGTACTTCGCTAGTGGGTTCTTCTTCTGTCGCGGTGAAGCCATGCATCGCGTAAAGAAGGTCTTT
Proteins encoded:
- the rpsA gene encoding 30S ribosomal protein S1; the protein is MPKQADYTWGAKKNLDTIACLPEDVKQFKDLLYAMHGFTATEEEPTSEVQPGAILKGTVVDISKDFVVVDVGLKSEGVIPMSEFIDSSEGLSVGAEVEVYLDQTEDEEGKVVLSREKATRQRQWEYILAHCEEGSIVKGQITRKVKGGLIVDIGMEAFLPGSQIDNKKIKNLDDYVGKVCEFKILKINVDRRNVVVSRRELLEAERISKKAELIEQITIGERRKGIVKNITDFGVFLDLDGIDGLLHITDMTWKRIRHPSEMVELNQELEVIILSVDKEKGRVALGLKQKEHNPWEDIEKKYPPGKRVRGKIVKLLPYGAFIEIEEGIEGLIHVSEMSWVKNIVDPNEVVNKGDEVEVVVLSIQKDEGKISLGLKQTEHNPWDNIEEKYPIGLRVTAEIKNLTNYGAFVELEPGIEGLIHISDMSWIKKVSHPSELFKKGNTVEAVILSVDKESKKITLGVKQLTPNPWDEIEAMFPVGSDISGIVTKITAFGAFVELQNGIEGLIHVSKLSDKPFAKIEDILSIGDKVSAKVIKLDPDHKKVSLSIKEFLAHGGHAGQDAEEETSSNRD